The following are from one region of the Capsicum annuum cultivar UCD-10X-F1 chromosome 1, UCD10Xv1.1, whole genome shotgun sequence genome:
- the LOC107856839 gene encoding uncharacterized protein LOC107856839, with translation MGNSIPQGTSKVVFSDGTVHCYDKPLTVAELMLEHPQQMVVEFKLVAHGKRPIPLPADMKLEKNKAYIMLPIRKGKPSSLSSEEARKILTKTSTMFKSKSLLASYTGFLPVFARIFPAAVSSSSLGTGRDHVLNSDKNLYLLKKEKEDEGSKHDYFSDILEGRPEFLSRQLSGKGWKPSLDTIKEKSMQVKIRHWLF, from the coding sequence ATGGGCAATTCCATTCCACAGGGCACAAGCAAGGTTGTTTTTTCTGATGGAACGGTCCATTGTTACGACAAGCCTTTAACAGTGGCAGAGTTGATGCTGGAACACCCTCAACAAATGGTGGTTGAATTCAAGCTGGTCGCGCATGGGAAAAGGCCGATTCCATTGCCTGCTGACATGAAACTTGAGAAGAACAAGGCTTACATAATGCTTCCAATAAGGAAAGGCAAACCGTCAAGCTTGTCATCCGAAGAAGCGCGGAAGATTTTAACGAAAACAAGCACTATGTTCAAGTCCAAGTCTCTATTAGCTTCTTATACAGGGTTCTTGCCAGTTTTTGCACGTATATTTCCAGCAGCAGTTTCTTCATCGTCATTGGGAACTGGTCGCGATCATGTTCTTAATTCGGATAAGAATCTTTACTTGttgaagaaggaaaaagaggACGAAGGATCTAAACATGATTATTTCAGTGATATTCTTGAAGGAAGGCCTGAATTCTTAAGCAGACAATTGTCAGGAAAAGGATGGAAGCCCAGTTTAGATACTATTAAAGAGAAGAGCATGCAAGTAAAAATTCGTCATTGGTTGTTTTAG